The DNA window TCTCGCTCGGGTAGCTTGGCGATCGCGGAGGTCAGCGCATGACGCTCGCTGTGAGCCACGAGCGCCTCGGAGGGATCCTCGCCGTGGGCCAGGTGGGTCGACTCCTCTCCTGGGGTCATCTCGTGCAGCGGCACGAAGCTGGTACCTTCGGAGCCCGACGCCGTCACCGCTTCGCGCGCGCGCCGTGAGAGCCAGTCCTGTGCGCGCAATTCGTCCACGATGGCGCCGCGGATCCTCATGCGTGCGTAGCTCGCGAAGGCTTCACCTTCGCTGCCACCGTTACGCCGTATGGAGTCGAGCAAGCCGAAGATCCCTGCTGCGAGAAGATCGTCACGCTCGACGTTCGCTGGAAGGCGACGCGAGAGCTGTCGAACGAGCTTGTAGACGAGCGGCAGGTACCCCTTGAGCGCTTCGGGACATACATCGTCGTCGACGCGTTCGGATTTCTGCGGTCGCGGTGTCGATGGTCGAGCGGTGTCGAGCGCACATGCCAGGGGTGGCGTCGTTCGGCGCGAACGGCCATCGTGATTGCTGCGCGTTCTGTCCCTTCGAAACGATGCGCTTTCGGGAGGGATGTCCTCCTCCGCGCGAGCCTCTGAGTACTGCCAGAAAGGTTCCGCGACAGGCATGGTCACCCCTCGGGGCAAGCATTGCCCCTGCTGCATTCGGGTCAAACTCGTCTCTAGTGAGCTAGATTGGTGACGCAACTCTCCTTCAACGTGCAGGGAAGACGCATGTGTGTAAAGCCCGTTCCTTTGATCAGGTGTGGATAATTTTCACGCTTGCCACGAAGGACGCTCGGTATCTCCGAGGCTCCACTTCGGGCGATTGAGTGACGGGAGTCCTGGCAGACTCACCTATCCTCCCACCGGCGACGGGTTCTTCCGATCCGACTAGTTTTCTCGGCCGTAAACTTCGCCCTCTGCGGAAGAGGGGGGTGTCTCATTAGACCCGGAGTCGCCGTCATTGCGAGGGGCCTGAGCCATGTCGCTCGTGCCCTCCGACTCCTCGGGTTGGGCACCTTTGTGACGGTACCGAGGGGCCTCACCAGGGCGTGAGTAGTCCACCCAGTAGGTCTTCGCTGAACGTACATCCAGGTGAACAAAAGATGAGTTGGGGTAATATCCAACCCCTGCATTTCGGAAGGTGCGACAGAAATCGCGCACGACCGTGTTGGGGATGCCGACGATGGAGAAATCGATGGCTCGACCGTGGTTGTGGTTCGAGCGGGGTGTGTACTGCGTCGGTGAGTAGGGTCGATACCCGCTGACGACGCGGATCGTTCGCCCGCCGAAGTGGTCGCTGACCATGCCCAGCAAGGTAGCGAGGCGTGGATCGATGGGGATCTCACCCTTGGGAGAGCGAAGCAGGTGGCTGAGCTTGGGGAGTACCTTGGGGTTCAGGCGTCCATTGCGCGTCAGGAGCTGGATCTCGAGTTCCTCGGTGTGGCGTATCAGGCGAACGAAGCCCGGGCGCTTGGGCTTGCGCACAAGGCTCTCGTCCTCTTTCTCGGTCTTGCCGCCTGACTTGCGATCGTCTTTCTTGCCGCCTGAGCCGGAGCCCTTGGGCTGCTCGCCCTCTGCTCGAGCATCCTTCCCCTTGCGGGCAGGTTTCTTCGCCTCTTCTTTCAGGGCTTCTTCTTTACGGAGTGCGGCTGCGCGACGCGCTGCTTCGGCTTCTTTTCCTCGTTCGGGGATGATCAGCCGCTGGCCGGGACGAAGCTGTTCACTGGGCTTCAGGTTGTTCACCTCCCGGATGATGTTGACCGTCGTTCGGTAGCGTCGGGCGATGGCCACCAGCGTGTGACCTCTGGCGACGACGTGCTCCACGGGCGCTGCCTCCGCAGTGAGCGCTGTCGCTGAGAGGGTGAGGCCGAGAAGTCCGGCAATCAGCAAGCGACTGAGACGTGCCTCACGTGGCTTCCGGCCGATCCCCGGTTCGGGGGAGTGAGCTGCTGCGGAACCGAAGATTTTCGAGAGCAGGGTAGGCAGTGACACGCGGTCGATCTCCACGTCCTTGCTGCACCGTGGAGCAGCCCTGGACGTGCTACCCTGACCGGCAGGTGCGGCATCTGCCACCAGGTCTGCCTCCGGGTCGGTCGCTGGGGGCCGGCTACCGCGCCGCGAAACACCGCTTCGATAAGCGGGCAGAACGTGAGCGTAAAGCGGAATTTTGCCCGGAGATCGGTGGAGATGCGAAGCTCGCTGCGTGGGTCCGAGATTGGCACGCACACCCCTTGCTCCAGATGGGATCTGGAGCAAGAGCGGGCCAACTCCTCCCTGAAC is part of the Chondromyces crocatus genome and encodes:
- a CDS encoding sigma-70 family RNA polymerase sigma factor, producing the protein MQQGQCLPRGVTMPVAEPFWQYSEARAEEDIPPESASFRRDRTRSNHDGRSRRTTPPLACALDTARPSTPRPQKSERVDDDVCPEALKGYLPLVYKLVRQLSRRLPANVERDDLLAAGIFGLLDSIRRNGGSEGEAFASYARMRIRGAIVDELRAQDWLSRRAREAVTASGSEGTSFVPLHEMTPGEESTHLAHGEDPSEALVAHSERHALTSAIAKLPERERRVVGMYYFEGAKLKEIGAELGVSEPRVSQLHARALGRLRGMLSAA
- a CDS encoding DUF882 domain-containing protein — translated: MEIDRVSLPTLLSKIFGSAAAHSPEPGIGRKPREARLSRLLIAGLLGLTLSATALTAEAAPVEHVVARGHTLVAIARRYRTTVNIIREVNNLKPSEQLRPGQRLIIPERGKEAEAARRAAALRKEEALKEEAKKPARKGKDARAEGEQPKGSGSGGKKDDRKSGGKTEKEDESLVRKPKRPGFVRLIRHTEELEIQLLTRNGRLNPKVLPKLSHLLRSPKGEIPIDPRLATLLGMVSDHFGGRTIRVVSGYRPYSPTQYTPRSNHNHGRAIDFSIVGIPNTVVRDFCRTFRNAGVGYYPNSSFVHLDVRSAKTYWVDYSRPGEAPRYRHKGAQPEESEGTSDMAQAPRNDGDSGSNETPPSSAEGEVYGREN